In one window of Lewinella sp. 4G2 DNA:
- the dnaG gene encoding DNA primase, with the protein MIKEDSVREVIEMARVEDIVGDYVNLRRRGQNMIGLCPFHNEKTPSFNVNPARNIYKCFGCGEGGDPVKFLMTLEQLSFPEAIRKIAARYNFKLEEVEVSEEVKEERREKESLLLVNEFARQFYEDQLYNTDEGKSVGLSYFKSRGFRKDVMQKFGLGYAPFKRDALFKAATAAGYKPEQLDKLGLIRNKKDFFFDRVMFTIHNLQGKPIAFAGRILKTNVKAPKYVNSPETEVYHKSDVLYGIYQARQSIRKLDNVYMVEGYTDVISLHQHGVTNVVATSGTSLTPGQARLVKRQTENVTLLYDGDKAGIKAALRGVDVLLIEGLNVRVVILPDGEDPDSYMQKVGTTAFEKFLVDSRRDFLFFKSDLLLEEAGDDVAARSEAIRSSISTLALVDDPLKRQGYVQQFSGRLGLEESLLINLVNTAVAERREKAKRDAEREARRRQRGPVGQRPARRQKEGYDHAPFPGTPPPNSAPAAAPPPKADSSDENWAGMEDMGWAGGGEEDGWGGPPDAYFGPEPGFGPDPGPAPSEDSLDRVGSPLILTGETYQELDLARLLIRHGSSHYDEEQHLSVGTFLTRNIADLLNDFDAPIARKVVLMVMEVSANELAPPPEFFLNHEDEKIRQLAIEATTKKYSMSPNWREKYDVILRQKLPEDNQRAYADNFLRIFRMEKIDRKCRENIAKIKELDRAGDEDGLILHLKVQQQLDQMRKELAAELGTVIL; encoded by the coding sequence ATGATCAAAGAGGATAGCGTACGGGAAGTCATCGAGATGGCCCGCGTGGAAGACATCGTTGGCGACTACGTAAATCTGCGTCGCCGGGGCCAGAACATGATCGGTCTGTGTCCCTTCCATAATGAGAAAACGCCGAGCTTTAACGTCAACCCAGCCAGAAACATCTACAAGTGTTTTGGCTGCGGCGAGGGTGGGGACCCCGTCAAATTTCTGATGACGCTGGAGCAACTCAGCTTCCCCGAAGCCATTAGGAAAATCGCCGCCCGCTACAACTTCAAACTGGAAGAAGTTGAAGTCAGCGAGGAGGTAAAGGAGGAGCGCCGGGAAAAGGAAAGCCTACTGCTTGTCAACGAATTCGCACGGCAGTTCTACGAGGACCAACTCTATAATACGGACGAGGGCAAGAGCGTCGGGCTCAGCTATTTCAAGAGCCGGGGCTTCCGTAAGGACGTCATGCAAAAGTTTGGGCTCGGTTACGCACCCTTCAAAAGGGATGCCCTTTTCAAAGCCGCAACGGCGGCTGGGTATAAGCCCGAGCAGCTCGACAAACTGGGGCTCATCCGCAACAAGAAGGATTTCTTCTTTGACCGGGTGATGTTCACCATCCACAACCTTCAGGGGAAGCCGATTGCCTTTGCCGGGCGCATCCTGAAGACGAACGTCAAGGCGCCCAAGTACGTCAACAGCCCGGAAACGGAGGTCTACCATAAGTCGGACGTCCTCTACGGGATCTACCAGGCGCGGCAGTCGATTCGTAAGTTGGACAACGTGTATATGGTGGAGGGTTACACCGACGTCATCAGCCTGCACCAGCACGGGGTGACCAACGTCGTAGCGACCTCCGGCACCAGCCTTACCCCGGGGCAGGCTCGTCTGGTTAAGCGACAAACGGAGAACGTCACCCTCCTCTACGACGGAGACAAGGCGGGAATCAAAGCTGCCCTCCGCGGGGTGGACGTACTACTCATTGAAGGGCTGAACGTCCGCGTAGTCATCCTCCCCGACGGGGAAGATCCCGATAGCTACATGCAGAAGGTAGGGACGACGGCCTTCGAAAAATTTCTGGTCGATTCCCGACGGGACTTCCTGTTCTTTAAATCCGATCTCCTGCTGGAAGAGGCGGGGGATGACGTCGCCGCGCGGAGCGAAGCGATCCGGTCCAGCATCTCCACGCTGGCTTTGGTGGACGATCCCCTCAAGCGGCAGGGCTACGTCCAGCAATTCTCCGGCCGCCTGGGGTTGGAGGAGTCCTTACTCATCAACCTCGTCAATACCGCCGTGGCTGAGCGACGGGAAAAGGCAAAACGGGATGCGGAACGCGAAGCGCGGCGTCGCCAGCGTGGCCCCGTTGGTCAACGGCCGGCCCGTCGGCAAAAGGAAGGGTACGATCATGCGCCCTTCCCCGGTACTCCACCCCCTAACTCCGCACCCGCGGCAGCGCCCCCGCCGAAGGCCGATAGCAGTGACGAGAATTGGGCCGGAATGGAGGACATGGGCTGGGCCGGTGGTGGCGAAGAAGATGGCTGGGGTGGCCCGCCGGACGCCTACTTTGGCCCGGAACCTGGATTTGGCCCTGACCCCGGACCGGCACCCAGCGAGGATTCCCTCGACCGGGTCGGTAGCCCACTAATTCTGACGGGGGAAACCTACCAGGAGCTCGACCTCGCCCGCCTGCTGATCCGCCACGGAAGCAGCCATTACGACGAAGAGCAACACCTAAGCGTCGGTACTTTTCTGACCAGAAATATCGCCGACCTCCTCAATGATTTTGATGCCCCCATCGCGCGCAAGGTCGTGCTGATGGTGATGGAAGTTTCCGCCAATGAGCTGGCCCCGCCACCAGAATTTTTCCTGAACCACGAGGACGAAAAGATCCGTCAACTCGCCATTGAGGCGACTACCAAAAAGTATTCCATGAGCCCGAACTGGCGGGAAAAGTACGACGTCATCCTGCGCCAAAAATTACCCGAGGACAACCAGCGGGCCTACGCGGATAATTTCCTACGCATCTTCCGGATGGAAAAGATCGATCGTAAGTGCCGGGAAAACATTGCGAAAATCAAAGAACTGGATCGCGCCGGAGACGAAGACGGGCTGATCCTACACCTTAAGGTGCAGCAGCAGTTGGACCAGATGCGCAAAGAATTGGCGGCGGAGCTGGGAACGGTGATCCTGTAG
- the hemL gene encoding glutamate-1-semialdehyde 2,1-aminomutase: MSSEVRYEQRIPREKSAALFAEAQTYFPGGVNSPVRAFRSVSGPPLFIEEGKGSRMTDVDGNEFIDFCCSWGPLIHGHANEYIEEKVMATVRKGTSFGTPNEMGNRLGKLILDNHPYIESLRFVSSGTEAVMSAIRLARGVTGKNKILKFDGCYHGHVDSLLVKAGSGLATFGTSSSAGVPESVAADTLILPLNDRDLLEKTLSEHADDIACIIVEPVPANNGLLIQDPSWLKCLRIKAYKHGVLLIFDEVISGFRVGFTGAAGYYDVQPDIITFGKVIGGGFPVGAYAGSKAIMDHIAPVGPVYQAGTLSANPVAMAAGLAALELCLTEGFYEVQAKKTHAFATAIEGYARDKGYPLHVPHIGSIFWLAFGTERITRSDQIDPANMEYFKMIHHELLQTGVYLGPSGYEVGFVSGAHSVADLEEALGKIKRAMDVAFSG; this comes from the coding sequence ATGTCCAGTGAAGTCCGCTACGAACAACGTATCCCCCGCGAGAAATCCGCCGCCCTTTTTGCGGAAGCCCAAACCTACTTCCCCGGTGGGGTGAATAGCCCGGTGCGCGCTTTCCGTAGCGTCAGTGGCCCGCCTCTCTTCATTGAGGAAGGTAAGGGTAGCCGCATGACTGATGTGGACGGCAACGAATTCATCGACTTTTGCTGTTCCTGGGGCCCACTCATTCACGGCCACGCCAACGAGTACATCGAAGAAAAGGTGATGGCGACCGTACGGAAGGGGACCAGTTTCGGTACCCCAAACGAGATGGGAAATCGCCTTGGTAAACTCATCCTGGATAATCACCCCTACATCGAAAGCCTACGCTTCGTCAGCTCCGGTACCGAAGCGGTGATGTCCGCAATCCGCCTGGCGCGGGGGGTGACGGGGAAGAATAAGATCCTCAAGTTTGATGGGTGTTACCACGGCCACGTGGACAGTCTTTTGGTAAAGGCGGGTTCTGGCCTGGCTACTTTTGGGACCAGCTCCAGCGCCGGGGTGCCCGAGTCCGTAGCCGCCGATACCCTCATCCTGCCCCTCAATGATCGGGACCTGCTGGAAAAGACCTTGAGTGAGCACGCTGATGACATTGCGTGTATCATCGTTGAGCCCGTGCCCGCCAATAACGGGCTGTTGATTCAGGATCCCTCCTGGCTGAAGTGTTTACGGATCAAGGCCTACAAACACGGCGTTCTCCTGATATTCGATGAGGTGATTTCTGGCTTCCGGGTGGGTTTCACCGGCGCGGCGGGTTACTACGACGTTCAGCCGGACATCATCACCTTTGGCAAAGTGATCGGGGGAGGCTTCCCCGTCGGCGCCTACGCCGGATCAAAGGCCATTATGGACCACATCGCTCCGGTTGGTCCCGTTTACCAGGCGGGCACATTGAGCGCCAATCCGGTAGCTATGGCGGCTGGCTTAGCAGCGCTGGAGTTGTGTCTGACGGAAGGCTTCTACGAGGTGCAGGCCAAGAAGACCCACGCTTTCGCTACGGCGATTGAGGGCTACGCACGGGATAAAGGGTACCCCCTCCACGTTCCCCACATCGGCTCTATTTTCTGGCTGGCTTTCGGCACGGAGCGCATTACCCGCTCGGACCAGATCGACCCCGCTAACATGGAGTACTTTAAGATGATTCACCACGAGTTATTGCAGACTGGCGTCTACCTCGGCCCCAGTGGCTACGAAGTTGGTTTCGTGTCAGGCGCTCACTCCGTCGCGGATCTGGAGGAAGCACTAGGTAAGATCAAGCGGGCGATGGACGTAGCGTTCAGCGGATAG